One part of the Microbacterium aurugineum genome encodes these proteins:
- a CDS encoding TetR/AcrR family transcriptional regulator, which translates to MADSDQTVRVRPATLAKREQILKAAIEIFGNKGSTNGTLADVAEQVGITHAGVLHHFGSKQKLLLEVLAYRDQDDVAGLAQKHIPGGPELFLHLVRTAFTNAKRPGIVQAYTVLSAESVTDDHPSRPFFEERYTTLRREVTDAFHELCAQEGVSDPRRIADAAAAILAVMDGLQLQWLLHPEVVELGETSEFAIRAIVNAVLHPGPELETYAHDTDG; encoded by the coding sequence ATGGCAGACAGCGACCAGACGGTGCGCGTGCGCCCGGCGACGCTCGCGAAACGCGAGCAGATCCTCAAGGCGGCCATCGAGATCTTCGGGAACAAGGGATCGACGAACGGCACACTGGCCGACGTCGCGGAACAGGTCGGCATCACGCACGCCGGCGTGCTCCACCACTTCGGGTCGAAGCAGAAGCTGCTGCTCGAGGTGCTCGCCTACCGCGATCAGGACGACGTGGCGGGGCTCGCGCAGAAGCACATCCCCGGCGGACCGGAGCTGTTCCTGCACCTCGTGCGCACCGCGTTCACGAATGCGAAGCGCCCCGGCATCGTGCAGGCGTACACGGTGCTCTCCGCGGAATCCGTGACCGACGACCATCCGTCGCGCCCGTTCTTCGAAGAGCGCTACACGACGCTTCGCCGCGAGGTGACGGACGCCTTCCACGAGCTGTGCGCCCAGGAGGGCGTGAGCGATCCGCGCCGCATCGCCGACGCGGCCGCCGCGATCCTGGCCGTGATGGACGGCCTGCAGTTGCAGTGGCTCCTGCATCCGGAGGTCGTGGAGCTCGGCGAGACGAGCGAGTTCGCGATCCGCGCCATCGTCAACGCCGTACTGCATCCCGGGCCGGAGCTGGAGACCTACGCGCACGACACGGACGGCTGA
- a CDS encoding ABC transporter permease gives MSAALPRLDDELASRDALEVGTTATVAERGRRKIPWRFFAGRAGFYLFTLWAAITINFFLPRLMKGDAVSSYLARNRSVSPEAEEALRILLGIDTDKSIWQQYIEYWGMLLRGDLGISTLHGLRPVAEVLASALPWTLGLVGIATIISFTIGTIAGAVVGWKRGSRLDAIIPVTTFFNTIPYFWLGLIAIAIFSSTLKWFPSSHAYDKGQSPEWSFDFIGQVIMHGTLPALTIVVASLGGWVLGMRNMMLTVLDDDYITVAQAKGMPNKRVLWGYAARNAVLPQIQSFALSIGFIVGGTIVMEMVFSYPGVGKLLLDATNAKDFALMQGVFLVITLSVLVANILADVVYAYLDPRTRQMES, from the coding sequence GTGAGCGCCGCTCTCCCCCGGCTCGACGACGAGCTCGCGTCCCGCGACGCTCTCGAGGTCGGCACCACGGCGACCGTCGCGGAACGCGGACGCCGGAAGATCCCGTGGCGCTTCTTCGCCGGGCGTGCCGGTTTCTACCTGTTCACGCTCTGGGCGGCCATCACGATCAACTTCTTCCTGCCGCGCCTCATGAAGGGCGACGCGGTCAGCTCCTACCTCGCGCGCAACCGCAGCGTGAGCCCGGAGGCCGAGGAAGCACTACGCATCCTGCTCGGCATCGACACCGACAAGTCGATCTGGCAGCAGTACATCGAGTACTGGGGGATGCTGCTGCGCGGCGACCTCGGCATCTCGACGCTGCACGGGCTGCGGCCGGTCGCCGAGGTGCTCGCGTCGGCACTGCCGTGGACGCTCGGCCTGGTCGGCATCGCGACGATCATCTCCTTCACGATCGGCACGATCGCCGGTGCCGTCGTCGGATGGAAGCGCGGCAGCAGGCTCGACGCGATCATCCCCGTGACGACCTTCTTCAACACGATCCCCTACTTCTGGCTCGGGCTCATCGCGATCGCGATCTTCTCGTCGACCCTGAAGTGGTTCCCCTCCTCGCACGCCTACGACAAGGGGCAATCCCCGGAGTGGAGCTTCGACTTCATCGGTCAGGTCATCATGCACGGCACACTGCCCGCCCTGACGATCGTGGTCGCCTCGCTCGGCGGATGGGTGCTCGGCATGCGCAACATGATGCTGACGGTGCTCGACGATGACTACATCACGGTGGCCCAGGCCAAGGGCATGCCCAACAAGCGCGTGCTGTGGGGCTATGCCGCCCGCAACGCGGTGCTGCCGCAGATCCAGAGCTTCGCGCTGTCGATCGGCTTCATCGTCGGCGGCACGATCGTGATGGAGATGGTCTTCAGCTATCCGGGCGTGGGCAAGCTCCTGCTCGATGCGACCAACGCCAAGGACTTCGCCCTCATGCAGGGCGTGTTCCTCGTGATCACCCTGTCGGTGCTCGTGGCCAACATCCTCGCGGATGTCGTCTACGCCTACCTCGATCCGCGCACCCGCCAGATGGAGTCCTGA
- a CDS encoding ABC transporter substrate-binding protein translates to MKLRKSLIAATAITALGISALAGCSAGGGGDESGSGAGSASLTIAKPDGAITTESNNPYVGDSSASKYGYGKVIFETLALVNQTGDRGVTPWLAESIEWNDDYTQLTVVPRADVTWSDGEPFTADDIVYSYELASTPALDTAGLQLDSAAVDGDKVVLTFAASKYVNQARALHVPIVPKHIWENLDDPATDPVKGDDLVGTGPYVLSNWSTESVTLDARDDYWGGELSVPELHYVSYGDNTALTTALANGDADWAQAFIPQIEEQFLSVDPEHNKFWAAPTTGSATLFMNLQQKPFDDPAFRQALAWVIDRDAYVDIAREGASEAVWSVTGLSSILEDEIQPEFADVDYSVDAEKARDLLETAGYTWKDDALIDPDGAPVSFTLSVPSGWSDWNTAQELIAEDVTEAIGAEVKIDMPDWGGWADPRDNGTFSAIIHWLEDSGTAYGLYTSTMDPRWISDGKAGFNFGRFDDPEATAALNSYANASSDEERTAALDTLQTIFAEQVPAIPLGAHPLLGEFNTRNYVGWPSEEDPYASADPTQQNIVQILTKLKPAE, encoded by the coding sequence ATGAAGCTCAGGAAATCTCTGATCGCGGCGACCGCGATCACCGCCCTCGGTATCTCGGCCCTCGCCGGATGCTCCGCAGGAGGAGGGGGCGACGAGTCCGGCAGCGGTGCCGGTTCCGCCTCGCTCACGATCGCGAAGCCCGACGGCGCGATCACCACCGAATCGAACAACCCCTACGTCGGCGACTCCTCCGCCTCGAAGTACGGCTACGGCAAGGTGATCTTCGAGACCCTCGCCCTCGTAAACCAGACCGGCGACCGCGGGGTCACCCCGTGGCTCGCCGAGAGCATCGAGTGGAACGACGACTACACGCAGCTCACGGTCGTTCCCCGCGCCGACGTCACCTGGAGCGACGGCGAGCCCTTCACTGCCGACGACATCGTCTACTCCTACGAGCTCGCCTCCACCCCCGCCCTCGACACCGCGGGCCTCCAGCTCGACAGCGCTGCCGTCGACGGCGACAAGGTCGTGCTGACCTTCGCCGCGTCGAAGTACGTCAACCAGGCCCGCGCCCTGCACGTGCCGATCGTGCCGAAGCACATCTGGGAGAACCTCGACGACCCGGCCACCGACCCCGTCAAGGGCGACGACCTGGTGGGTACCGGACCCTACGTCCTCTCGAACTGGTCGACCGAGTCGGTCACCCTCGACGCCCGCGACGACTACTGGGGTGGCGAGCTCTCGGTGCCCGAGCTGCACTACGTCTCCTACGGCGACAACACGGCGCTGACCACCGCTCTCGCCAACGGCGACGCCGACTGGGCGCAGGCGTTCATCCCGCAGATCGAGGAGCAGTTCCTGTCGGTCGACCCCGAGCACAACAAGTTCTGGGCGGCTCCCACCACCGGTTCGGCGACGCTGTTCATGAACCTGCAGCAGAAGCCGTTCGACGACCCGGCCTTCCGCCAGGCGCTCGCCTGGGTGATCGACCGTGATGCCTACGTCGACATCGCCCGCGAGGGTGCCAGCGAGGCCGTGTGGTCGGTCACCGGCCTCTCGTCGATCCTCGAAGACGAGATCCAGCCCGAATTCGCGGACGTGGACTACTCGGTCGATGCAGAGAAGGCCCGCGACCTGCTCGAGACCGCCGGCTACACGTGGAAGGACGACGCGCTGATCGACCCCGACGGCGCCCCCGTGTCGTTCACGCTGTCGGTCCCCTCGGGTTGGAGCGACTGGAACACCGCGCAGGAGCTCATCGCCGAAGACGTGACCGAGGCCATCGGCGCCGAGGTCAAGATCGACATGCCCGACTGGGGCGGCTGGGCCGATCCTCGCGACAACGGCACGTTCTCCGCGATCATCCACTGGCTCGAGGACAGCGGGACCGCCTACGGCCTCTACACCTCGACGATGGACCCGCGCTGGATCTCGGACGGCAAGGCCGGCTTCAACTTCGGTCGCTTCGACGACCCGGAGGCGACGGCTGCCCTGAACTCCTACGCGAACGCGTCGTCGGATGAGGAGCGCACCGCGGCACTCGACACGTTGCAGACGATCTTCGCTGAGCAGGTGCCGGCCATCCCGCTGGGGGCGCACCCGCTGCTGGGCGAGTTCAACACCCGCAACTACGTCGGATGGCCCTCGGAGGAGGACCCGTATGCGTCGGCCGACCCGACGCAGCAGAACATCGTGCAGATCCTCACGAAGCTGAAGCCCGCCGAGTAA
- a CDS encoding ABC transporter permease, whose product MTVPTTTESTAPDGSAVVSGMPETATLRTRPAAAPPRKTFWSQLGQAFAMFRNPKSIAGLIILGVFVLVAILAPWIAPYGPTQKDRTALRQPPSWEHWLGTTHMGEDVLSQIIYGTRGVIVVGFLAAFIATIIAITIGVIAGYVRGWKSESLSALTNVFLVIPGIPLIIIIASQFDNPPLIVIAAVLGITGWAWGARVLRAQTMSLRNRDFIQAARANGEPLRRIITVEMLPNLMALIASSFVGTVTAAILGLTTLAFIGVIPVSNLNWGTILFWAQQNGAFPRLWWWYVPAGLCIAIIGVALSLINFGIDEYVNPRLRSAGERARAMKKKGLNVNDAVTAVRSVPLPQKNSDPSPTSTRNTP is encoded by the coding sequence ATGACCGTTCCCACCACCACCGAGAGCACCGCACCCGACGGGTCGGCCGTCGTCTCCGGCATGCCCGAGACCGCCACGCTGCGCACGCGGCCGGCCGCCGCGCCACCGCGCAAGACCTTCTGGTCGCAGCTGGGTCAGGCGTTCGCGATGTTCCGCAACCCCAAGTCGATCGCCGGGCTGATCATCCTCGGTGTGTTCGTGCTCGTCGCGATCCTCGCTCCGTGGATCGCCCCGTACGGACCGACCCAGAAGGATCGCACGGCGCTCCGGCAGCCCCCCTCGTGGGAGCACTGGCTGGGGACGACGCACATGGGCGAGGACGTGCTGAGCCAGATCATCTACGGCACGCGCGGCGTCATCGTCGTCGGCTTCCTCGCAGCCTTCATCGCCACGATCATCGCGATCACGATCGGGGTGATCGCCGGCTATGTGCGCGGCTGGAAGAGTGAATCGCTGTCGGCGCTGACCAACGTGTTCCTGGTGATCCCGGGTATCCCGCTCATCATCATCATCGCCTCGCAGTTCGACAACCCGCCGCTGATCGTGATCGCCGCCGTGCTCGGCATCACGGGCTGGGCATGGGGTGCGCGCGTGCTCCGTGCCCAGACGATGTCGCTGCGCAACCGTGACTTCATCCAGGCCGCCCGTGCCAACGGCGAGCCTCTGCGCCGGATCATCACGGTCGAGATGCTGCCCAACCTCATGGCCCTGATCGCTTCGAGCTTCGTCGGTACCGTGACCGCCGCGATCCTCGGTCTCACCACGCTGGCCTTCATCGGGGTGATCCCGGTGAGCAACCTGAACTGGGGGACCATCCTGTTCTGGGCCCAGCAGAACGGCGCCTTCCCGCGCCTGTGGTGGTGGTACGTGCCGGCCGGACTCTGCATCGCCATCATCGGCGTCGCCCTCTCGCTCATCAACTTCGGCATCGACGAGTACGTCAACCCGCGCCTGCGGTCGGCGGGTGAGCGGGCCAGAGCCATGAAGAAGAAGGGGCTGAACGTGAACGACGCCGTCACGGCCGTCCGCAGCGTGCCCCTGCCGCAGAAGAACTCCGATCCCTCGCCGACTTCGACCCGGAACACCCCGTGA
- a CDS encoding ABC transporter ATP-binding protein, with protein sequence MPDPLLSVRDFSVVYDVDPPVEAVKNVNLELQRGEILGLAGESGCGKTTLAYGVQRLLRAPAVITGGSVTFHDATGVDIDIDALDVDAMQRFRWDKVSMVFQGAMNALNPVATIGSQLEDVFEIHRPDMNRRQRHAEAEELLEIVKVGRQRIRSFPHELSGGMRQRVMIAMALALRPQLMVMDEPTTALDVLVQREILTQISQLRHEFGFSVIFITHDLPLLLEISDRIAIMREGEIIELATAERIWTRPEHDYTKTLLSSFPRLTGERGVLVR encoded by the coding sequence ATGCCAGACCCTCTCCTCAGCGTGCGCGACTTCTCGGTCGTGTACGACGTCGATCCGCCCGTCGAGGCGGTGAAGAACGTGAACCTCGAACTGCAGCGCGGCGAGATCCTCGGTCTCGCCGGTGAGAGCGGGTGCGGCAAGACCACGCTCGCCTACGGAGTCCAGCGCCTGTTGCGTGCGCCGGCCGTGATCACCGGCGGCAGTGTGACCTTCCACGATGCGACCGGCGTCGACATCGACATCGACGCGCTCGACGTGGACGCGATGCAGCGGTTCCGTTGGGACAAGGTCTCGATGGTGTTCCAGGGCGCGATGAACGCCCTGAACCCGGTCGCGACGATCGGCTCGCAGCTGGAAGACGTCTTCGAGATCCATCGCCCCGACATGAACCGCCGGCAGCGGCATGCCGAGGCCGAGGAACTGCTCGAGATCGTCAAGGTCGGGCGCCAGCGCATCCGCTCCTTCCCCCATGAGCTCTCCGGCGGCATGCGCCAGCGCGTCATGATCGCGATGGCCCTCGCGCTGCGCCCGCAGCTGATGGTCATGGACGAGCCGACCACCGCCCTCGATGTGCTGGTGCAGCGCGAGATCCTCACGCAGATCTCGCAGCTGCGGCACGAGTTCGGCTTCTCGGTGATCTTCATCACCCACGACCTCCCCCTCCTCCTGGAGATCAGCGACCGGATCGCGATCATGCGGGAGGGCGAGATCATCGAGCTCGCCACCGCCGAGCGCATCTGGACGCGGCCCGAGCACGACTACACGAAGACACTGCTGTCGTCGTTCCCCCGGCTGACCGGGGAGAGAGGGGTGCTGGTGCGATGA
- a CDS encoding ABC transporter ATP-binding protein codes for MTTLEFRNITKTYNVRGAGQLKALDDVSFTLTSGQTIGLVGQSGSGKSTIAKILTQLETPTSGQVLLDGVPIPRRGKGLRKYRQQLRMVFQDPFASLNPYHSIRYHLERPIRLDDVVPKGETEAEVRRLLNRVRLDPDTVIDRRPHELSGGQRQRVAIARALASRPSLLVADEPVSMLDVSIRLGVLNLLADLQREEGLGVLYITHDLATARHFSDEIMVLNQGRVVEYGAADEVILNPQDPYTRELRAASPDPDKHFATSMGGAL; via the coding sequence ATGACCACCCTCGAATTCCGGAACATCACGAAGACGTACAACGTCCGCGGTGCCGGCCAGCTCAAAGCGCTCGACGATGTGAGCTTCACGCTGACCTCCGGGCAGACGATCGGCCTGGTCGGTCAGTCCGGCAGCGGCAAGTCCACGATCGCGAAGATCCTCACCCAGCTCGAGACCCCGACCAGTGGACAGGTGCTGCTCGATGGTGTGCCGATCCCGCGCCGCGGCAAGGGGCTGCGGAAGTACCGGCAGCAGTTGCGCATGGTGTTCCAGGACCCGTTCGCCTCCCTCAACCCGTACCACTCGATCCGTTACCACCTGGAGCGGCCGATCCGCCTCGATGACGTGGTGCCCAAGGGGGAGACCGAGGCCGAGGTGCGCCGTCTGCTCAACAGGGTCCGGCTCGACCCGGACACCGTGATCGACCGGCGTCCGCACGAGCTCTCCGGCGGACAGCGACAGCGGGTGGCCATCGCCCGTGCCCTCGCGTCTCGCCCTTCGCTCCTCGTCGCCGACGAGCCCGTGTCGATGCTCGACGTCTCGATCCGCCTCGGTGTGCTGAACCTGCTCGCCGACCTGCAACGTGAGGAGGGGCTCGGCGTGCTCTACATCACCCATGACCTCGCCACCGCCCGTCACTTCAGCGACGAGATCATGGTCCTCAATCAGGGCCGGGTCGTGGAGTACGGCGCCGCTGACGAGGTGATCCTCAACCCGCAGGATCCGTACACGCGGGAGCTGCGCGCCGCGTCGCCCGACCCGGACAAGCACTTCGCGACCTCGATGGGAGGTGCGCTGTGA